A part of Thiomicrorhabdus sediminis genomic DNA contains:
- the ruvC gene encoding crossover junction endodeoxyribonuclease RuvC — translation MPASVHRILGIDPGSRKTGFGIIESGRYNPNYLVSGVIRVEKFSGAQRLKNIFESVCQIIDQYQPDIMAVEKVFVYKNPKSAITLGQARGVVLCAAAIKNVPIMEYTPTQIKSTIVGKGHANKDQVQFMVQRLLKLTDTPQEDAADALACALCHDRYMTLGIDPEQISKGSKF, via the coding sequence GTGCCAGCCTCAGTACATCGCATATTAGGAATAGACCCGGGGTCGCGTAAAACCGGTTTTGGTATTATCGAATCGGGTCGTTACAATCCCAATTATCTGGTCAGTGGTGTGATTCGTGTCGAGAAGTTTTCCGGGGCGCAGCGTTTAAAGAATATTTTTGAATCGGTCTGTCAGATTATCGATCAGTATCAACCCGATATTATGGCGGTGGAAAAGGTTTTTGTTTATAAGAATCCCAAGTCTGCCATTACCCTAGGACAGGCGCGAGGCGTGGTATTGTGCGCGGCGGCCATCAAGAATGTGCCGATTATGGAATATACGCCGACCCAAATTAAAAGTACCATTGTCGGTAAAGGCCACGCCAATAAAGATCAGGTTCAGTTTATGGTACAACGTCTCTTGAAGCTGACCGATACGCCGCAGGAAGATGCTGCCGATGCGTTGGCCTGCGCTCTGTGTCATGACCGCTATATGACGTTGGGGATAGACCCGGAACAGATTTCCAAAGGCAGTAAGTTTTAA
- the nadA gene encoding quinolinate synthase NadA, whose amino-acid sequence MSVAETAQQQSENPAHQIPVALEGRIQQLAANAPTQPWLNNAQKQELIDEIKQLLKANNAKLVAHYYVDDALQQLAEETGGIVADSLEMANFGAQSDADMLVVCGVRFMGETAKMLSPEKTVLMPDLNANCSLDVGCPADEFAKFCAQYPDHTVVVYANTSAEVKAIADWVVTSGNALQIVSHLKAQGEKIIWGPDRHLGHWIEQQTGVEMIRWQGHCIVHDEFKKFELQRLREEHPHAKVLVHPESPADVVEQADVVGSTKVLLNAVQEMDDNEFIVATDYGIFYKMQQLAPNKQLYIAPTGSKTDSCNSCAHCPWMAMNGLQNLAECLRNKAPQVEIDETVRKKALVSLQRMLDFSRQAGLVKSTS is encoded by the coding sequence ATGTCCGTTGCAGAAACAGCACAACAGCAGTCCGAAAATCCGGCACATCAGATTCCGGTGGCATTGGAAGGGCGTATTCAGCAGCTAGCGGCGAATGCGCCCACCCAACCTTGGTTGAACAATGCGCAAAAGCAAGAGTTGATTGATGAAATCAAACAGTTGCTGAAAGCCAATAATGCCAAGCTGGTCGCCCATTATTATGTCGATGATGCCTTGCAGCAGTTGGCGGAAGAAACCGGCGGTATTGTTGCCGACTCTTTGGAAATGGCCAATTTCGGCGCGCAAAGTGATGCCGATATGCTGGTGGTTTGCGGCGTGCGTTTTATGGGTGAAACCGCCAAGATGCTGAGCCCCGAGAAAACCGTGCTGATGCCCGATCTGAATGCTAATTGTTCCTTGGATGTCGGTTGTCCGGCCGATGAATTCGCCAAATTTTGCGCCCAATATCCCGATCATACTGTAGTGGTTTATGCCAATACCAGTGCCGAAGTCAAAGCGATTGCCGACTGGGTAGTGACTTCGGGTAATGCATTGCAGATCGTCTCCCATCTTAAAGCACAGGGAGAAAAGATTATCTGGGGGCCGGACCGTCACCTAGGTCACTGGATTGAGCAGCAGACAGGAGTGGAGATGATTCGCTGGCAAGGTCATTGTATCGTGCATGATGAATTCAAAAAGTTTGAACTGCAGCGTTTGCGTGAAGAGCATCCTCATGCCAAGGTTCTTGTCCATCCGGAGTCACCTGCCGATGTCGTTGAACAGGCCGATGTGGTCGGTTCCACCAAGGTCTTGCTCAATGCGGTACAGGAGATGGACGATAACGAGTTTATCGTTGCTACCGACTACGGTATTTTCTATAAGATGCAGCAGTTGGCACCGAATAAGCAGCTCTATATTGCACCAACCGGTAGTAAAACCGATTCTTGCAACAGTTGTGCGCACTGTCCTTGGATGGCGATGAATGGCTTGCAGAACTTGGCCGAATGTTTGCGCAATAAAGCACCGCAGGTGGAAATTGATGAAACCGTGCGTAAAAAGGCCTTGGTTTCATTGCAGCGAATGTTGGATTTTTCCCGACAAGCAGGGCTGGTTAAGTCGACATCTTAG